Proteins from a single region of Dehalococcoidia bacterium:
- a CDS encoding molybdopterin molybdenumtransferase MoeA translates to MCNQPRSVSPRGEVTMLSVEMAMEEFLRNVDVLGAEERPILECLGQVLAADVYANIDVPQHNNSAMDGYALQSSDTRGASLQRPKLLRVIETVAAGHMAKKTVSRGMAIRIMTGAPIPPGADSVVRFEDTDEICRQQPSAEIAICQEVSVGFNVRLAGEDIAKGNKALSAGMLIRPPEVGVLASLGLASVKVIRRPKVAILSTGDEISDITEPLVSGKIYNSNTYSLAALIKSYGGVPIVLGVANDNEDSLLAKINQGLDADLLLTSGGINTGDYDLVKTFLAKHGSIRFSSVRMKPGKPLAFGTIKGTNDGGVSKVIPYFGLPGNPVSCMVTCEVFVRPAILKMLGQKNLFKPTVEATMQDAKIKTNGTRTFARANVEKKEGGYVVRLTSHQKSGMLISMSLANGLIVIPESENEVRTGDKVQVMLLD, encoded by the coding sequence ATGTGCAATCAGCCGCGGTCAGTTTCACCAAGGGGGGAGGTAACAATGCTAAGTGTAGAGATGGCTATGGAAGAATTCCTGCGAAATGTGGATGTTCTTGGAGCAGAAGAACGTCCTATCCTAGAATGTCTTGGGCAGGTACTAGCTGCGGATGTGTACGCCAACATAGATGTGCCTCAACACAATAACTCAGCTATGGACGGCTACGCGCTTCAATCTTCGGACACTCGTGGAGCCAGTTTGCAGCGGCCAAAACTATTGCGCGTCATCGAGACAGTAGCGGCCGGTCACATGGCTAAGAAAACCGTATCGCGAGGGATGGCAATCCGTATCATGACAGGGGCTCCTATCCCTCCTGGTGCTGACTCTGTAGTACGATTTGAAGACACCGATGAGATATGCCGACAACAACCGTCGGCTGAAATAGCCATCTGCCAAGAAGTATCGGTTGGTTTCAATGTACGCCTTGCTGGCGAAGATATTGCCAAGGGCAATAAGGCACTGAGTGCTGGGATGTTAATTCGGCCACCTGAGGTTGGAGTCCTGGCGTCGCTGGGACTGGCGAGTGTTAAAGTGATTCGGCGGCCAAAGGTTGCTATTCTTTCAACTGGCGATGAGATAAGTGATATTACCGAGCCCCTGGTATCTGGCAAAATCTATAACAGCAATACCTACAGCCTTGCGGCATTAATTAAGAGCTACGGCGGAGTACCTATTGTGTTAGGGGTTGCCAATGACAATGAGGATTCCCTACTGGCGAAAATAAATCAGGGTCTGGACGCCGATCTGTTGCTGACGAGTGGAGGCATTAATACTGGTGACTACGATTTGGTAAAGACCTTTCTTGCAAAGCATGGAAGCATCAGATTCTCTTCAGTTCGCATGAAACCTGGGAAGCCTCTGGCCTTCGGTACAATTAAAGGAACCAACGACGGCGGTGTCAGTAAAGTCATCCCATATTTTGGCCTGCCTGGCAATCCGGTTAGTTGCATGGTAACATGCGAGGTTTTCGTTAGGCCTGCAATCCTTAAAATGTTGGGACAGAAGAACCTCTTTAAGCCTACCGTAGAAGCCACAATGCAGGATGCTAAAATTAAAACAAATGGTACAAGGACATTTGCCCGTGCTAATGTGGAGAAAAAAGAGGGCGGATACGTTGTCCGTTTAACAAGCCACCAAAAATCCGGTATGCTTATTTCTATGAGCCTTGCTAACGGGTTGATAGTTATTCCTGAGAGCGAAAATGAGGTAAGGACAGGGGATAAAGTTCAGGTAATGCTGCTGGACTGA
- the secG gene encoding preprotein translocase subunit SecG, translating to MRTYFIIAQMILSVALTAALLLQTKGGGLGGIFGQADTVYRTRRGMEKTLFQVTIVLVVLFLGISLAMLRID from the coding sequence ATGAGGACCTATTTCATTATCGCGCAGATGATACTCTCGGTGGCGCTCACCGCCGCCCTGCTGTTACAGACCAAGGGCGGGGGACTGGGCGGCATCTTCGGTCAGGCGGACACTGTCTACCGCACGCGCCGCGGCATGGAGAAGACGCTCTTTCAGGTCACCATCGTGCTGGTGGTACTCTTCCTGGGCATCTCGCTCGCCATGCTAAGGATTGACTAA
- the selD gene encoding selenide, water dikinase SelD, producing MVETGGEIRLTALSRYSGUGAKLSPGDLAKALGCLQIPQNENVLAGVKDDAGVYKLRDDLAIVETVDMIAAIVDDPYSFGMIAAANGISDIYAMGGKPITAMNIVGFPSESMDISVLTRILQGALAKLNEAGVILVGGHSVRNDEVKFGLSVTGIIHPDKILAKGGARVGDRLILTKPIGTGILTTALKAEMLPAPVLEKLVAQMARLNDKSCQAMLEVGAHACTDVTGFALLGHACEMAEASGKSIELDSKKIPMIPESLQFAHMGLIPEGMYANWEYRKDMIVADTIDEDTIAVLYDPQTSGGLLICVAEKKVSAMLARLKELGVSDAAEIGRVTEASASPQIIVI from the coding sequence TTGGTTGAGACCGGTGGCGAAATAAGGCTGACCGCCCTCTCCCGTTATTCGGGTTGAGGGGCCAAACTAAGTCCGGGTGACTTAGCCAAGGCTCTGGGCTGTCTTCAAATTCCGCAGAACGAGAACGTTCTGGCCGGGGTAAAGGATGATGCAGGCGTGTACAAGCTGCGCGACGACCTGGCTATCGTGGAGACCGTCGATATGATTGCGGCCATCGTGGATGACCCGTACAGCTTCGGCATGATCGCCGCCGCCAACGGCATTTCGGATATCTACGCCATGGGCGGCAAGCCCATCACGGCCATGAACATCGTGGGATTCCCTTCCGAGAGTATGGATATATCGGTGCTGACTCGTATACTGCAGGGGGCGCTGGCCAAGCTGAACGAGGCCGGCGTCATACTGGTGGGCGGCCACAGCGTGCGCAACGATGAGGTCAAGTTCGGCTTGAGCGTCACGGGCATTATTCACCCCGACAAAATTCTGGCGAAGGGCGGGGCGAGGGTGGGCGACCGCCTGATACTCACCAAGCCCATCGGCACGGGCATACTCACGACAGCCTTAAAGGCTGAGATGCTGCCCGCACCGGTGCTGGAGAAGCTGGTGGCCCAGATGGCGCGCCTCAACGACAAGTCCTGCCAGGCCATGCTGGAAGTAGGAGCGCACGCCTGCACCGATGTCACCGGCTTCGCGCTGCTGGGGCATGCCTGCGAGATGGCCGAGGCGTCCGGCAAGTCGATAGAACTGGACTCCAAAAAAATCCCCATGATACCAGAATCTCTGCAGTTCGCCCACATGGGGCTGATACCCGAGGGCATGTACGCCAACTGGGAGTACCGCAAAGACATGATTGTAGCCGATACCATAGACGAGGATACCATAGCTGTGCTCTATGACCCGCAGACCTCCGGCGGGCTTCTTATTTGCGTAGCCGAAAAGAAAGTCAGCGCCATGCTGGCGCGGCTGAAAGAGCTGGGCGTAAGCGATGCCGCCGAAATAGGACGGGTTACCGAAGCGTCGGCCTCCCCACAGATTATCGTGATATGA
- the gatB gene encoding Asp-tRNA(Asn)/Glu-tRNA(Gln) amidotransferase subunit GatB, which yields MESTTAVKPVEYETVIGLEVHAQLRTASKMYCRCSSDYASAPPNTHVCPVCLGMPGVLPNINRQAVEYAMMTALALNCAISDYTKFDRKNYPYPDLMKGYQISQYDQPVGTGGWLNIEVGGEVKRIGVTRVHQEEDVAKLLHRDEGGMSYSLVDVNRSGVPLMEIVSEPDMRSAEEARAYLVKLHSILRYLGVSTANMEEGSFRCDANISIRPKGSEKLLAKVEVKNMNSFRAVFKALEYEGERQRKVLSQGGRLAQETRGWVEAEGKTVSQRSKEFAHDYRYFPEPDLPPVMPSKEWIEEVRSRLPELPEARMSRFMSNFGLPAYDANLLTESADMADYYESLVYAAPDLSPKEMANWLVGPAAGILNTSGCDIIEFSSRVSPDAFAELVGLVGKAVINAGTAKSVLEEMFASGKTAQSIIDEKGLAQISDMGALEAAAEQVIKDNPQAVADYKAGKAQAVKFMVGQLMRLSKGRANPNMAAEIITRKLGEV from the coding sequence ATGGAAAGCACGACCGCTGTCAAACCCGTCGAATACGAGACCGTCATCGGCCTGGAGGTCCACGCGCAGCTGCGCACGGCGAGCAAGATGTACTGCCGCTGCTCGTCAGACTACGCCAGCGCCCCGCCCAACACCCACGTCTGCCCGGTGTGCCTGGGCATGCCCGGCGTGCTCCCCAACATCAACAGGCAGGCGGTCGAGTACGCCATGATGACGGCACTCGCCCTCAACTGCGCTATCTCAGACTACACCAAGTTCGACCGCAAGAACTATCCTTACCCCGACCTCATGAAGGGCTATCAGATATCGCAGTACGACCAGCCTGTCGGAACCGGCGGCTGGCTTAATATCGAGGTCGGCGGCGAGGTCAAGCGCATCGGCGTCACCCGCGTGCACCAGGAAGAGGATGTGGCCAAGCTGCTGCACCGCGACGAGGGCGGCATGTCCTACAGCCTTGTCGATGTCAACCGCTCCGGCGTGCCGCTCATGGAGATAGTCAGCGAGCCCGACATGCGCTCGGCGGAGGAGGCCCGCGCCTACCTGGTCAAGCTGCACTCCATCCTGCGCTACCTGGGCGTCTCCACGGCCAACATGGAAGAGGGCAGCTTCCGCTGCGACGCCAATATCAGCATCCGCCCGAAGGGGAGTGAAAAACTCCTCGCCAAGGTGGAAGTCAAGAACATGAACAGCTTCCGCGCCGTGTTCAAGGCGCTGGAATATGAAGGCGAGCGCCAGCGCAAGGTGCTGTCTCAGGGCGGTAGACTGGCGCAGGAGACGCGCGGCTGGGTGGAGGCGGAGGGAAAAACGGTCTCCCAGCGCAGCAAGGAGTTCGCCCACGACTACCGCTATTTCCCCGAGCCCGACCTGCCGCCCGTCATGCCGTCCAAAGAGTGGATAGAGGAAGTTCGCTCCCGTTTGCCCGAGCTGCCCGAGGCCCGCATGTCCCGCTTTATGTCGAATTTCGGCCTGCCGGCTTACGACGCCAACCTGCTCACCGAGAGCGCCGACATGGCCGATTATTATGAGTCGCTGGTTTACGCCGCCCCCGACCTCTCCCCCAAGGAAATGGCAAACTGGCTGGTGGGCCCGGCGGCGGGTATCCTCAATACGTCGGGATGTGATATTATAGAGTTTAGCAGTCGCGTCAGCCCGGATGCCTTTGCGGAGCTCGTCGGGCTGGTGGGCAAGGCCGTCATCAACGCCGGTACCGCCAAGAGCGTGCTGGAGGAGATGTTCGCATCGGGCAAGACGGCGCAAAGCATCATAGATGAAAAAGGGCTGGCTCAGATATCCGACATGGGGGCGCTGGAAGCCGCCGCAGAACAGGTGATAAAAGACAACCCGCAGGCCGTGGCCGACTACAAGGCCGGCAAGGCCCAGGCGGTGAAGTTCATGGTAGGCCAGTTGATGCGCCTCTCGAAAGGGAGGGCCAATCCCAACATGGCCGCCGAAATAATAACCCGGAAACTGGGGGAAGTGTAA
- a CDS encoding L-seryl-tRNA(Sec) selenium transferase: protein MNAPKSPRAKTEAGTALRRLPAVEKLLESPELAPDIARYSRPLVTQAARHVLSELRAGIKEGNKSRRSADVIKLIKEHLSSEWPAFMSPVINGTGVILHTNLGRAPLSQKALEAVATLGGQYFNLESDLEGGGRGTRALELRRLLALLTGAEDAVVVNNNAAAVLLVLVALAHGKEAVVSRGELVQIGGGFRVPEIMEQSGVTLREVGATNQTSLRDYEKGIGDKTALILKVHPSNFVQKGFVSEVGINELAGLARRRNLPLVYDLGSGAMLDTADFGLEHEPTVQETLRDGADLVCFSGDKLLGGPQAGIVAGKRKLIQPLLKHPLMRVIRLDKLSAAALEATVKSYLDKTAISDIPVWRMMSAVLPELQTRAKAIIRKLKTSGIVTELKSGVSMVGGGTLPEQSLATALVCIKPEGSAEAFSRSLRLSQPPLVSRVENDTILIDMRTIFPEQDMLLVSIIQAARARKD from the coding sequence ATGAACGCTCCCAAATCTCCACGCGCCAAAACTGAGGCGGGTACAGCCCTGCGCCGCCTGCCGGCGGTGGAGAAACTGCTCGAATCCCCCGAACTTGCCCCCGATATAGCGCGTTATTCCCGGCCGCTGGTTACCCAGGCTGCCCGGCACGTTCTCTCGGAACTCCGCGCGGGAATTAAAGAGGGCAATAAATCACGCCGGAGTGCTGATGTCATCAAACTGATTAAAGAACACCTCAGCAGCGAATGGCCCGCTTTCATGAGCCCGGTAATAAACGGTACAGGGGTAATCCTGCACACCAACCTGGGACGCGCCCCGCTTTCCCAAAAGGCGCTGGAAGCGGTGGCAACTCTAGGCGGGCAATACTTTAATCTGGAGAGCGACCTGGAGGGCGGCGGGCGGGGAACGAGGGCACTTGAACTGAGACGTTTACTGGCACTCCTCACCGGGGCGGAGGATGCAGTAGTCGTCAACAACAACGCCGCCGCCGTGCTGCTGGTGCTGGTGGCCCTCGCGCATGGCAAAGAGGCGGTCGTCTCGCGCGGCGAACTGGTGCAGATAGGCGGGGGCTTCCGCGTGCCCGAGATTATGGAGCAGAGCGGAGTGACGCTGCGCGAGGTGGGCGCCACCAACCAGACCTCCCTGCGCGATTATGAAAAGGGCATAGGCGACAAGACGGCGCTCATCCTCAAGGTGCATCCCTCCAACTTCGTGCAGAAGGGATTTGTCAGCGAAGTCGGAATCAACGAGCTTGCCGGGCTGGCCAGGCGGCGCAACCTGCCGCTGGTGTACGACCTGGGCAGCGGGGCCATGCTGGATACGGCGGATTTCGGGCTGGAGCACGAACCTACCGTGCAGGAAACCCTGCGCGACGGGGCCGATTTAGTATGTTTTTCGGGCGACAAGCTGCTGGGCGGGCCGCAAGCAGGTATCGTTGCGGGTAAAAGAAAACTCATCCAGCCCCTGCTTAAACACCCTCTGATGCGCGTCATCCGCCTGGACAAACTCTCGGCCGCCGCGCTGGAAGCTACGGTCAAGAGCTACCTGGACAAAACGGCCATCAGCGATATCCCAGTGTGGCGCATGATGAGCGCCGTTCTTCCCGAACTGCAAACGCGAGCAAAGGCAATTATTCGCAAACTTAAAACCTCCGGCATCGTCACGGAGCTGAAATCCGGGGTTAGCATGGTGGGTGGCGGTACGCTACCGGAACAGAGCCTAGCCACCGCTCTGGTGTGCATCAAACCGGAAGGCTCGGCCGAGGCGTTCTCGCGCTCTCTCAGATTGTCGCAGCCGCCTCTTGTATCACGCGTAGAGAATGACACCATACTCATCGATATGCGCACGATCTTTCCAGAACAAGACATGTTGCTTGTCTCAATCATCCAAGCCGCCCGGGCGCGGAAGGACTGA
- the efp gene encoding elongation factor P has product MQIEEVHKNTKLMYSGKPWNVDNAEFVKPGKGRAIYRLRLKNLLDGSVLDITFHSGEKVDEASISNQEMQYLYKETDHYVFMNTQSFEQTFVTEAQLGDKTHFLKEGTLVNVQLLDERPIDITIPTFVELAVVETGSSIKTATVTAQNKAAKLETGYSVDVPTFIKEGDVLKIDTRTGNYVERLSTKK; this is encoded by the coding sequence ATGCAAATCGAAGAAGTACATAAAAATACCAAGCTAATGTATTCGGGCAAGCCCTGGAACGTAGACAATGCCGAGTTCGTCAAGCCCGGCAAGGGCCGCGCTATCTACCGCCTGCGCCTCAAAAACCTGCTTGACGGAAGCGTGCTGGACATTACCTTCCACTCGGGCGAAAAGGTGGACGAGGCCAGCATCAGCAACCAGGAAATGCAGTACCTCTACAAAGAGACCGACCACTATGTCTTCATGAACACCCAGAGCTTCGAGCAGACCTTCGTCACCGAAGCCCAACTGGGAGATAAGACGCACTTCTTAAAGGAAGGCACGCTGGTCAACGTGCAGCTGCTGGACGAACGCCCCATCGACATCACCATCCCCACTTTCGTCGAGCTGGCAGTGGTCGAGACAGGCTCGTCCATCAAGACGGCCACGGTCACCGCCCAGAACAAGGCCGCCAAACTGGAAACAGGCTACAGCGTGGACGTCCCCACTTTCATCAAGGAAGGCGATGTGCTCAAGATAGACACCCGCACCGGCAATTATGTGGAAAGACTGAGCACCAAGAAGTAG
- a CDS encoding TdeIII family type II restriction endonuclease has protein sequence MRGMLDLDKELMVGKEFWDFVGGPGTYEDLLDCFERVGIELRQEIDDYFARFNINC, from the coding sequence ATGCGCGGTATGCTCGACCTTGATAAGGAGTTAATGGTCGGTAAAGAGTTTTGGGATTTCGTGGGCGGACCCGGCACTTATGAAGACCTTTTAGATTGTTTTGAACGTGTCGGTATCGAACTTCGACAAGAGATTGACGATTATTTTGCTAGATTTAACATCAATTGTTAA
- a CDS encoding molybdenum cofactor guanylyltransferase produces MPNLCSAIVLAGGKSSRIGTDKALLKILGNPTIIQTVVGKLQTISDDVIVVMRDRKYRDLDVKWASDIYPDAGPLAGLHAGLLAAKYSHALVVACDMPFLNTQLLEYMVSLPRKYDILIPKLTTGVEPLHAIYSRRCLSPIEKRLQEHRFQTLDLINDVNVRYLPEGIIRKLDPHLRSFYNVNTWEDIREAEGIHTTPE; encoded by the coding sequence ATGCCTAACCTTTGCAGCGCAATTGTTCTCGCGGGTGGGAAAAGTTCGCGGATTGGGACTGACAAAGCCCTATTAAAAATTCTTGGTAATCCTACAATAATTCAAACCGTTGTGGGAAAACTGCAAACCATAAGTGACGATGTTATCGTAGTGATGCGCGACCGAAAGTATCGTGATCTCGATGTAAAATGGGCGAGTGATATTTATCCTGATGCTGGGCCGCTGGCTGGTCTTCATGCGGGGTTGTTAGCTGCTAAGTATAGCCATGCCCTAGTTGTAGCCTGCGATATGCCTTTCCTGAATACTCAACTGCTCGAATATATGGTAAGCCTGCCACGAAAATATGATATTCTCATCCCTAAGCTAACAACTGGTGTTGAACCGCTGCATGCTATCTATTCGCGCCGATGTCTGAGCCCAATTGAAAAACGGTTACAAGAACATCGTTTCCAAACACTAGATTTAATCAATGATGTTAATGTTCGTTATTTGCCAGAGGGAATTATTCGCAAGTTAGACCCTCACCTTCGGTCTTTCTATAATGTTAATACATGGGAAGATATTCGAGAGGCGGAAGGCATACATACTACTCCGGAATAA
- the mobB gene encoding molybdopterin-guanine dinucleotide biosynthesis protein B, which yields MEKRIPFVSIVGKSNVGKTTFLEKLIRELKDRNYRVAIIKHDCHGFDIDHPGKDTWRMAKAGSDVVVISSPNKMAIIKRTDQELSLDQLEEQIMGGVDIILTEGYKRGDKPKIEISREAVSNQLLCSKEELLAVVTDQHFDIDVPYFGLDDAVGVADYLVAHVLARKKAP from the coding sequence ATGGAAAAAAGAATCCCCTTTGTTTCAATTGTCGGTAAATCAAATGTGGGTAAGACCACCTTCCTTGAAAAACTTATCAGGGAATTGAAAGATAGGAATTACCGCGTGGCAATAATTAAACATGATTGTCACGGGTTTGACATCGACCACCCGGGGAAAGATACCTGGCGGATGGCTAAAGCTGGAAGCGACGTGGTAGTCATATCATCCCCCAACAAGATGGCGATAATCAAAAGGACGGACCAGGAGCTCTCTTTAGATCAATTAGAAGAGCAGATAATGGGCGGAGTAGATATCATACTGACAGAGGGATACAAGCGTGGTGACAAACCCAAAATAGAGATTTCGCGTGAGGCAGTAAGCAATCAATTACTATGTTCCAAAGAAGAGCTATTGGCTGTGGTGACTGACCAACATTTTGACATTGATGTACCCTATTTTGGGCTGGACGATGCTGTTGGAGTGGCCGATTATCTTGTAGCCCACGTTCTAGCACGCAAAAAGGCCCCATAA
- a CDS encoding DUF4349 domain-containing protein, producing MKKILLVAAAILAIVTTAACSKSTNEGRSTGQNVLPPVTKSVVFGKDTIPAPSITVGAPSSEFGGAFTTSSSIPDDRMIVRTGNMSIVVDNISAALANIAQMAEGYKGYVVSSNSWKDGERVYGSISIRIPTASYDIASKTISQMAVEVTSQSTSSQDVTEEYIDLTARLSNLKATEAQLLLIMAKADKVTDILAVQAQLTNIQAQIEQIKGRMLYLEKTSATSLINVSLSQAKLEAKFTASSVNAKTGNEIRFFPDVAGGFTPYSYEWDFGDGKTSTESNPAHVYAKPGSYTISLKVTDDRGNTVTETRKDYIKITQGGWSIGGVASGAWSALLWLGRGLVTIVIALAVFSPVIIVIGGVIWWLRRRRARAS from the coding sequence TTGAAAAAAATATTGTTAGTCGCCGCGGCCATACTCGCCATAGTAACCACGGCAGCCTGCAGCAAAAGCACAAATGAGGGCAGGAGTACCGGCCAGAATGTCCTTCCGCCGGTGACGAAGTCGGTCGTGTTTGGTAAGGATACCATTCCCGCTCCCTCAATTACTGTCGGGGCCCCCTCATCTGAATTCGGCGGAGCATTTACCACATCGTCAAGCATACCGGATGACCGCATGATAGTGCGCACCGGCAATATGTCGATAGTGGTGGACAACATCAGCGCCGCCCTTGCCAACATAGCCCAGATGGCCGAGGGTTATAAAGGCTACGTCGTCTCTTCCAATAGCTGGAAGGACGGCGAGAGGGTGTATGGTTCCATCAGCATACGCATCCCCACCGCAAGCTACGATATCGCATCCAAAACAATCAGCCAGATGGCAGTCGAAGTGACCTCTCAGAGCACCTCCAGCCAGGACGTGACCGAGGAATACATCGACCTCACCGCCCGCCTCTCCAACCTCAAGGCCACCGAAGCGCAGCTGCTGCTCATCATGGCCAAGGCCGACAAAGTGACCGATATCCTGGCGGTCCAGGCACAGCTCACTAATATACAGGCTCAAATCGAGCAAATCAAAGGCCGGATGCTGTACCTCGAAAAGACCTCCGCCACCTCCCTCATCAATGTCAGCCTGTCCCAGGCCAAGCTGGAAGCCAAATTCACAGCCAGTTCGGTGAACGCCAAAACGGGCAACGAAATCCGGTTCTTCCCCGACGTGGCCGGCGGGTTCACGCCCTACAGCTACGAATGGGACTTCGGGGACGGCAAGACCAGCACCGAGTCCAACCCGGCTCATGTTTACGCTAAGCCTGGCTCGTATACCATCAGTCTCAAGGTGACAGACGACCGCGGCAACACCGTCACCGAGACACGCAAAGATTACATCAAGATTACTCAGGGTGGATGGAGCATCGGCGGCGTGGCTTCCGGAGCCTGGAGCGCCCTGCTGTGGCTGGGGCGCGGGCTGGTGACCATCGTTATCGCACTGGCCGTATTCAGCCCCGTTATTATCGTCATCGGAGGCGTCATCTGGTGGCTGCGCCGCAGGAGAGCCAGAGCTAGCTAA
- the selB gene encoding selenocysteine-specific translation elongation factor — MLTIGTAGHIDHGKSSLVKALTSIDPDRLPEEKERGMTIDLGFAWLALPSGETVGIVDVPGHKQFVHNVIPGLFGIDAVLLVVAADDGWMPQTEEHLRILDLLGIKHGIVVLNKVDLISDTEWLSLVEKDISSHLTGTGLEGSPIMRVSTRTGSGIEELKKTIAALSEKLAPRQDIGKPRLPIDRVFVIKGSGVVVTGTMSQGTFSTGQDVIIVPSGVSAHIRSLESYKKETRRAEPGSRVAVNLAGIKREDVNRGDIIVSSALYASLSRNLDVDLKLLPAADVPLKNMAEVLVYMETRELLTRVALIGAKILKPGESCPAQLRFQEDVAAFIAERFIVRQQSPTKTIGGGVVLDPRASRFKLAEIPARLALLEKRRSLDLDELILAELEKNRFAETKSLLAASLFPVSEISGHVKHLASLKKLVIAGAYIVDGGIWQNASLRLLSTLEKEMAADKLKNGVPQAGLQATSGLPREVFDALVQQLASAGKLARQEDTLFLPQNKPALSKQQEALRTAVLSLFAKSPSSPPNLKELGIQLPASTPVVYFMIKQGELVELPDGILMEARHFQGIQDEIIKLLKQNGHISIQDINARFGFSRKYSVPLLTQLDRLGFTRREGDLRVAGKKLA, encoded by the coding sequence GTGCTGACCATCGGCACCGCCGGACACATCGACCACGGCAAGTCGTCCCTGGTCAAGGCGCTCACTTCGATAGACCCCGACCGCCTGCCCGAAGAAAAAGAGCGCGGCATGACCATCGACCTGGGTTTCGCCTGGCTGGCGCTGCCCTCGGGCGAGACTGTTGGCATCGTGGACGTGCCAGGCCACAAGCAATTCGTGCACAACGTCATTCCCGGGCTTTTCGGCATCGACGCCGTGCTGCTCGTCGTGGCCGCCGACGACGGCTGGATGCCGCAGACCGAAGAGCACCTGCGCATACTGGACCTGCTGGGCATTAAACACGGCATAGTCGTCCTCAACAAGGTGGACTTGATCTCTGACACAGAGTGGTTATCACTGGTGGAAAAAGACATCTCCTCACATCTCACGGGAACTGGCCTCGAGGGTTCGCCCATCATGCGGGTGAGCACGCGCACTGGCTCCGGAATCGAGGAACTAAAAAAGACCATCGCTGCGCTTTCCGAAAAACTCGCGCCGCGCCAGGACATCGGCAAGCCGCGCCTGCCCATCGACCGCGTGTTCGTTATCAAGGGGAGCGGCGTGGTGGTCACCGGCACCATGTCGCAGGGCACGTTTTCCACCGGCCAGGATGTTATCATCGTGCCGTCCGGCGTGAGCGCGCACATAAGAAGCCTGGAAAGCTATAAAAAAGAGACCCGCAGGGCGGAGCCGGGCAGCCGCGTGGCCGTCAACCTGGCGGGCATCAAGCGTGAAGACGTCAATCGCGGAGACATCATAGTGTCTTCCGCGCTGTACGCGTCCCTCAGCCGCAACCTGGACGTGGACCTAAAGCTGCTGCCCGCGGCGGACGTCCCGCTCAAAAACATGGCCGAGGTGCTGGTCTACATGGAGACGCGCGAGCTGCTGACGCGTGTGGCTTTAATCGGGGCTAAAATACTCAAGCCCGGCGAAAGCTGCCCGGCACAGCTCAGGTTTCAAGAGGATGTGGCAGCCTTTATCGCGGAGCGCTTCATCGTCAGGCAACAGTCGCCGACCAAAACCATCGGCGGAGGAGTTGTGCTCGACCCACGAGCATCCAGATTCAAGCTGGCGGAAATCCCCGCCCGGCTGGCATTGCTCGAAAAACGGCGCAGCCTCGACCTGGACGAGTTGATACTGGCCGAACTCGAAAAGAACCGCTTCGCCGAGACAAAAAGCCTGCTGGCGGCCAGCCTTTTTCCCGTATCCGAAATCAGCGGCCATGTGAAACATCTCGCCAGCCTGAAAAAGTTAGTCATTGCCGGAGCTTACATCGTTGACGGGGGGATCTGGCAAAATGCCTCATTGAGATTATTATCCACGCTGGAAAAAGAAATGGCGGCCGATAAGCTTAAAAACGGCGTCCCCCAGGCGGGTCTCCAGGCGACATCAGGTCTCCCCAGAGAAGTATTCGACGCCCTCGTGCAGCAGCTGGCCTCTGCGGGCAAACTGGCGCGCCAGGAGGATACCCTGTTCCTGCCCCAGAACAAGCCGGCGCTCTCCAAACAACAGGAAGCTCTAAGGACTGCCGTCCTGAGCCTGTTCGCCAAAAGCCCCAGCAGCCCTCCGAACCTCAAAGAACTCGGCATCCAGCTCCCCGCCAGCACCCCGGTGGTGTATTTTATGATAAAACAGGGGGAACTGGTGGAGTTGCCGGATGGAATACTGATGGAGGCCAGGCATTTTCAGGGCATTCAGGATGAAATAATAAAGCTGCTCAAGCAGAACGGCCATATAAGCATACAGGACATCAACGCCCGCTTCGGCTTCAGCCGTAAATACAGCGTTCCGCTGCTGACGCAGCTCGACAGGCTGGGCTTCACGCGCCGCGAAGGGGACTTGCGGGTGGCGGGCAAGAAGCTGGCGTAG